In a single window of the Littorina saxatilis isolate snail1 linkage group LG5, US_GU_Lsax_2.0, whole genome shotgun sequence genome:
- the LOC138965913 gene encoding serine-rich adhesin for platelets-like has translation MVHTLDLPKSDALNSDDQAKESLTESTSLTIAEDETAFHARCSPTSLDATNRASMFSAESKEKSTHDLVGVFSSKTGAQIKDSSGEDVTSTVESSDEVTMVQHFADDNTNINSALHNAESTDSCDRNAENNSTHDGENTMNGAITSQSLTETVVNVKECTLQAANTNYSEPDTTNAKGCSFEVEGKTTTSSDTKITNSSNPDLEITTQTSRDPRTTGESISDVKFTRVTLIGAEPFSSATLNAGTTNSCPADTGVFTNNTTECAQQENKITSLTDLQARPAQLSTRVLHKVASKPVLVLPTREKGGQKGGGERMNSVRWAHPAHDTDRQKEGSPGEAGVSIPRNDSSASVGTVTSRRSVSRSSTITFRRLKSATMTAAKRGALMVAIFLICYLPLMVILLILSLDHPVYETALLLEGLTLPISYVHALLSPVILMRAMPELRAQAAGVIRWCWCRKRPERPG, from the exons ATGGTTCACACGTTGGATTTACCCAAATCCGATGCACTAAATTCAGATGATCAGGCAAAAGAAAGCCTCACAGAAAGTACCTCGTTGACAATCGCAGAGGATGAAACCGCCTTCCATGCCCGTTGTTCTCCTACTTCTTTGGATGCAACAAACCGTGCTTCTATGTTTAGCGCTGAGAGTAAAGAGAAATCTACTCATGACTTAGTGGGTGTGTTCAGTTCAAAAACCGGTGCTCAAATCAAAGACAGTTCTGGTGAAGACGTTACGAGTACCGTTGAATCTTCAGATGAGGTTACTATGGTGCAACATTTCGCAGATGACAATACAAACATAAATAGTGCTTTACATAACGCTGAAAGCACGGATAGTTGTGACCGAAATGCTGAAAACAATTCTACGCATGATGGTGAAAACACAATGAATGGTGCTATTACCTCACAAAGTTTGACAGAAACAGTAGTAAATGTAAAGGAGTGCACTCTCCAAGCTGCAAATACCAACTATTCTGAACCCGATACCACAAACGCGAAAGGTTGCTCCTTTGAGGTTGAAGGAAAGACTACTACATCCTCCGACACTAAAATAACCAACAGTTCTAATCCTGACCTTGAAATCACCACCCAAACTTCACGTGACCCCAGAACCACAGGAGAATCTATCTCTGACGTCAAATTCACCAGAGTGACTCTCATTGGCGCTGAACCCTTCAGCAGTGCCACTCTCAACGCAGGAACCACCAACAGTTGCCCAGCAGACACTGGGGTCTTCACAAATAACACAACAGAATGTGCCCAACAAGAAAACAAGATAACCTCACTCACAGATTTGCAAGCCAGACCTGCCCAGCTTTCCACAAGAGTTCTCCACAAAGTTGCCTCCAAACCCGTGTTAGTGTTGCCAACAAGAGAGAAGGGTGGGCAAAAGGGAGGTGGTGAGAGAATGAACTCTGTTCGCTGGGCCCACCCGGCTCATGACACTGACAGGCAGAAAGAGGGCAGTCCTGGGGAGGCGGGGGTGTCGATTCCAAGAAATGACAGTTCTGCTAGTGTTGGCACCGTCACATCAAGAAG ATCGGTCTCCCGTTCATCCACCATTACATTTCGACGCCTGAAATCAGCCACGATGACGGCAGCCAAGCGTGGAGCTCTGATGGTGGCCATCTTTCTCATCTGTTACCTCCCTTTGATGGTGATCTTGCTAATTCTCTCCCTTGATCACCCGGTGTACGAAACTGCGTTGCTGTTGGAGGGGTTGACTCTGCCTATTAGTTACGTACACGCATTGCTGAGTCCTGTGATTTTGATGAGAGCAATGCCGGAACTGAGAGCGCAGGCAGCTGGTGTGATCAGGTGGTGCTGGTGCAGAAAGAGGCCAGAAAGGCCAGGATGA